Proteins from a single region of Weeksella virosa DSM 16922:
- a CDS encoding alpha/beta fold hydrolase, producing MEQILNSRIIGEHPEHLLIIHGLFGQLDNWNTLGKEYAKYYTTHLIDLRNHGRSFHSTDMSYDAMIQDLLTYMAHYNIEKVHLLGHSLGGRLAIDMAMNYATKINKLIVADMSPKAYPPHHNMIFKALNSVDFSKAKTRQDVDEMLKTYIPEMSIRQFLLKNVYHNGNGYAFRFNLPALYREYNNLVGKDLSDGEFNGPTLFLGGEKSDYILPEDDFIIRKRFPHAEIDYVSNAGHWLHAENPKEFMQKTLTFLLK from the coding sequence ATGGAGCAAATATTAAACAGTAGAATTATAGGAGAACATCCAGAGCATCTACTCATAATTCATGGACTTTTCGGACAATTAGACAACTGGAACACCCTTGGCAAAGAATATGCAAAATACTATACAACGCATCTAATAGACCTTAGAAACCACGGAAGAAGTTTTCATTCGACCGATATGAGTTATGATGCCATGATACAAGACCTGCTTACCTATATGGCTCATTATAACATAGAAAAAGTGCATCTTTTGGGGCACTCACTTGGTGGACGTTTGGCAATCGATATGGCCATGAATTATGCAACAAAAATCAACAAACTAATTGTTGCCGACATGTCTCCGAAAGCTTATCCTCCGCATCACAACATGATTTTCAAAGCACTCAACTCGGTAGATTTCTCTAAGGCAAAAACTCGACAAGATGTCGACGAAATGCTAAAAACATATATACCAGAAATGAGTATTCGACAATTCCTTTTGAAGAATGTTTACCATAACGGGAACGGCTATGCCTTTCGTTTCAACTTACCCGCTTTGTATCGCGAATACAATAATTTGGTAGGAAAAGATTTATCAGATGGTGAATTTAACGGGCCAACCTTATTTTTAGGGGGCGAAAAATCCGATTACATTTTACCGGAAGATGATTTTATTATTCGAAAAAGATTTCCGCACGCTGAGATTGATTATGTTTCGAATGCTGGACATTG
- a CDS encoding pyridoxine 5'-phosphate synthase, translating to MTKLSVNINKIATIRNARGGNMPNVVEAAIKIQQFGGQGITVHPRPDERHIRYQDVLDLQPIITTEFNIEGKPIDRFMDLVLQVKPEQVTLVPDAEDAITSNAGWDTIKHFDYLSEVIDVLKKAGIRTSIFLDPNPKLIDSAAKTGTDRIELYTEEFATEYAKGNLDCIHPYRETALLAIKNGLAVNAGHDLSLDNIQYFIEQIPQIEEVSIGHALISEALYMGLENTVQCYLRKIEIAQLTTKKE from the coding sequence ATGACAAAATTAAGTGTAAACATCAATAAAATAGCCACGATTCGTAATGCTCGTGGCGGAAACATGCCGAATGTTGTGGAAGCAGCTATAAAAATTCAACAATTTGGTGGACAAGGAATTACTGTCCATCCAAGACCAGACGAACGACATATTCGCTACCAAGATGTTTTGGATCTGCAACCAATTATCACCACAGAGTTTAATATAGAAGGAAAACCAATTGATAGGTTTATGGATCTGGTTCTGCAAGTGAAACCCGAACAAGTGACGCTTGTACCAGACGCTGAAGATGCGATAACCTCTAATGCTGGCTGGGATACGATAAAACATTTTGATTATTTATCTGAAGTGATAGACGTCTTGAAAAAAGCAGGTATCCGAACCTCTATTTTTTTAGACCCCAACCCAAAACTTATCGATAGCGCAGCCAAAACAGGTACAGACCGTATAGAATTGTATACCGAAGAATTTGCTACGGAGTACGCAAAAGGTAATTTAGATTGTATCCACCCTTACAGAGAAACTGCACTTCTTGCCATAAAAAACGGATTAGCAGTAAATGCTGGTCATGATTTGAGCTTGGACAATATCCAATATTTTATAGAACAAATACCACAAATCGAAGAAGTTTCTATAGGGCATGCCTTGATTTCTGAAGCTTTATATATGGGCTTAGAAAACACAGTACAATGTTATCTAAGAAAAATAGAAATAGCTCAATTAACGACCAAAAAAGAATAA
- a CDS encoding mechanosensitive ion channel family protein yields the protein MKYLLYQKSFYQEFTEAVELFFTEHFRVDFSVSLVTFLRVFFLVALLFLVAYLLKLAVIPLLNKIVSKTETVWLSALMRNKVIITVLYTIPLSLAFNFNMLLFEKQVTFFNFSEKVIKLCFVILFTQIIFRIINTVTDVYRQENSYTTVGIRTFGQLIKMFITFFAIISGIMILFTVETKTIITILGAMTAAVILIFRDAILGFVSGLQISYSRSVKEGDWITIDKGKVDGIVREININLVKIEKFDKSIVTVPTSDLVLSQVINHMPMMNSGTRKIQRSIAFNVNSFKFCKEEMLAEFEKIHLIKDFIIEKRNQISQHNIAIPHTEIDINGRQLTNIGVFRAYVEHYLRNNPNISQIDPIVVKQLPVTPHGMPLEINCFAKSSDNLEFENIQADIFDHLLTACRKFHLEVMQSITLGDIKNNLSS from the coding sequence ATGAAGTATTTGTTGTATCAAAAATCTTTTTATCAAGAATTTACAGAGGCGGTAGAATTGTTTTTTACGGAACATTTTCGGGTAGACTTTTCGGTGAGTCTTGTCACTTTCTTACGTGTTTTTTTCTTAGTTGCTCTTCTTTTCCTGGTAGCTTATTTACTGAAGCTAGCGGTGATCCCGTTATTGAACAAAATCGTATCCAAAACAGAAACCGTTTGGCTCTCTGCTCTTATGCGCAACAAGGTTATTATTACAGTTTTGTATACAATTCCGTTGAGTTTAGCTTTTAATTTTAATATGCTTCTGTTCGAAAAACAAGTTACGTTCTTCAACTTTAGCGAGAAGGTAATCAAGTTGTGTTTTGTAATCCTTTTTACTCAAATCATCTTTCGGATTATCAACACCGTAACCGACGTTTATCGTCAAGAAAATAGCTATACCACCGTTGGGATAAGAACTTTCGGGCAATTAATAAAAATGTTCATTACGTTTTTTGCTATTATTTCGGGTATCATGATTCTTTTTACAGTAGAAACCAAGACCATTATTACCATTCTCGGGGCGATGACTGCGGCGGTAATTTTGATTTTTCGCGATGCGATTTTGGGCTTTGTGTCAGGTTTGCAAATTTCATATTCTCGCTCGGTAAAAGAAGGTGATTGGATTACGATTGACAAGGGAAAAGTTGATGGAATTGTACGAGAAATCAATATAAACTTGGTAAAAATTGAGAAGTTCGACAAATCAATTGTTACCGTACCTACGTCTGATTTGGTCTTATCTCAGGTGATAAATCATATGCCCATGATGAATTCTGGCACCAGAAAAATCCAGCGTTCTATTGCTTTCAATGTCAATTCTTTTAAGTTTTGCAAAGAGGAAATGCTTGCTGAGTTTGAAAAAATTCATCTGATCAAAGACTTTATAATCGAAAAAAGAAATCAAATCAGCCAACACAATATTGCTATTCCTCATACCGAAATCGATATTAATGGCCGACAATTAACCAATATAGGTGTTTTTCGAGCATATGTAGAACATTATTTACGCAACAACCCAAACATTTCGCAAATCGACCCTATTGTAGTGAAACAATTACCGGTTACCCCTCACGGAATGCCGCTTGAGATCAATTGTTTTGCAAAATCATCTGATAATTTAGAGTTTGAAAATATCCAAGCCGATATATTTGATCATTTACTCACTGCATGCAGAAAATTTCATTTAGAAGTAATGCAATCGATTACGCTTGGCGATATAAAAAATAATCTTTCATCATGA
- a CDS encoding DUF456 domain-containing protein, with translation MDDSVLNIISGILLFVGLLGTVLPVLPGAPLALIGLLVFKFSADSTFGWGLLIVAGLFVLIGALLDYLLPIYMTKKMGGSRYGIYGSIVGLVAGLFFPPFGFLIGPFLGAFFGELLYNMQDQKRAFRAAVATFIGFLLTTGYDIILTLIFIAIYILDITNVYSF, from the coding sequence ATGGACGATTCAGTACTCAATATCATCAGTGGTATTTTGCTTTTTGTAGGACTGCTAGGGACAGTTTTACCAGTTTTGCCCGGCGCACCCTTAGCCCTGATTGGATTGTTGGTTTTCAAGTTTAGTGCAGATAGTACATTTGGATGGGGATTGCTAATAGTGGCAGGTCTTTTTGTTCTGATTGGTGCACTGCTCGATTATCTTTTACCCATCTATATGACCAAAAAAATGGGTGGTTCTAGATATGGCATATATGGATCAATTGTTGGTCTGGTTGCAGGATTATTTTTTCCGCCGTTTGGTTTCCTAATCGGTCCTTTTTTAGGAGCTTTCTTTGGGGAGCTTCTGTACAATATGCAAGATCAGAAAAGAGCTTTTAGAGCTGCTGTAGCTACTTTTATAGGATTTTTATTAACAACTGGCTACGATATTATTCTAACGCTAATTTTTATTGCAATCTATATCTTAGATATTACCAATGTCTATAGTTTTTAG
- the rimP gene encoding ribosome assembly cofactor RimP — translation MDIAKVKRLIDEAIEENPTLFLVDWKVTPDNKIFILADGDQGLPIEEIVRISRHVEHNLNREECDFALEVSSPGLSTPLSMPRQYKKNIGRQISITLIDGKVLEGEIVEANEEAVELFWETREPKPVGKGKITVEHQEEFHYDTIQKAVIVVNFQ, via the coding sequence ATGGATATAGCAAAAGTAAAACGATTGATAGACGAGGCGATAGAAGAAAATCCGACTCTTTTTTTAGTAGATTGGAAGGTAACGCCCGACAATAAAATTTTCATTTTAGCCGATGGAGATCAAGGTTTGCCAATCGAAGAAATCGTACGGATTAGCCGACATGTAGAGCATAATCTAAACCGTGAAGAATGCGATTTTGCATTAGAGGTTTCCTCGCCTGGTTTGTCTACTCCATTATCAATGCCACGTCAATATAAAAAAAATATTGGTCGTCAAATCTCTATAACTCTCATAGATGGTAAGGTTCTTGAGGGGGAGATTGTAGAAGCCAATGAAGAAGCTGTAGAATTGTTTTGGGAAACGAGAGAGCCCAAGCCTGTAGGTAAAGGAAAAATAACCGTAGAACATCAAGAAGAGTTTCACTACGATACGATACAAAAAGCCGTAATCGTAGTAAACTTTCAATAA
- the nusA gene encoding transcription termination factor NusA, whose translation MDNLALIESFGDFKDDKNIDRITLMAIIEEALQVVLRKKYGSDDNFDIIVNPDKGDLEIWHNRIVVEDGFSEDDSAEIELSEARKIEPDFEIGEEVSELIPIENLGRRAILTLRQTLSAKIMEHDNANLYDKFKELEGEIVSGEVHHIRHKHIIIMDDEQNEMILPKENQIPSDFFRKGETVRAIVDEVVLRGAKPQIVLSRTAPKFLEKLFEQEIPEIFDGLITIKKVVRIPGEKAKVAVESYDDRIDPVGACVGMKGSRIHSIVRELRNENIDVINYTTNLNLYIARALSPAKISSAEIDEENHKILVHVKPEEVSKAIGKGGYNVKLASRLLDMEIDIFREGIQDEDVELTEFSDEIDQWVIEAFKAIGLDTAKSVLEQDVNDLIKRTDLEEETIEDVIRILKEEFED comes from the coding sequence ATGGATAATCTTGCATTAATTGAATCGTTTGGCGATTTTAAAGATGATAAAAACATCGATCGTATCACCCTTATGGCTATCATAGAAGAAGCTTTGCAAGTGGTGTTGAGAAAAAAATATGGATCGGATGATAATTTTGATATTATTGTAAATCCAGACAAAGGAGATTTAGAAATCTGGCACAATAGAATTGTAGTAGAAGATGGTTTCTCTGAAGATGATAGTGCAGAAATCGAATTATCAGAAGCTCGAAAAATTGAGCCCGACTTCGAGATTGGGGAAGAGGTGTCAGAACTTATTCCTATCGAGAACCTAGGTCGACGTGCTATCCTAACATTGCGTCAGACTTTATCGGCCAAAATAATGGAGCATGATAACGCTAATTTATATGATAAATTCAAAGAATTAGAAGGTGAAATTGTTTCGGGAGAAGTTCATCATATTCGTCATAAGCATATTATTATTATGGATGACGAACAAAATGAAATGATTCTTCCTAAGGAAAATCAGATTCCATCAGACTTTTTCAGAAAAGGAGAAACCGTTCGTGCAATTGTTGATGAGGTGGTATTACGAGGAGCAAAACCTCAAATCGTTTTGTCTAGAACCGCACCGAAATTCTTAGAAAAATTATTCGAACAAGAGATTCCAGAAATTTTCGACGGTTTGATTACTATCAAGAAAGTTGTTCGTATCCCAGGAGAAAAAGCCAAAGTAGCTGTAGAGTCATACGATGACCGTATTGATCCAGTAGGAGCATGCGTGGGGATGAAAGGGTCGAGAATTCACTCAATTGTTCGCGAATTGCGTAACGAGAATATCGATGTAATTAACTACACTACAAACCTTAACTTGTATATAGCACGCGCATTGAGTCCAGCAAAAATCTCTAGCGCAGAAATTGATGAAGAAAACCATAAGATATTGGTTCACGTTAAGCCCGAAGAAGTTTCTAAAGCAATTGGGAAAGGTGGGTATAATGTGAAATTAGCCTCTCGTTTACTAGACATGGAGATCGATATATTCCGTGAAGGTATACAAGATGAAGATGTAGAGCTTACCGAGTTTTCAGACGAGATTGATCAGTGGGTAATCGAAGCTTTCAAAGCGATAGGATTAGACACAGCGAAGTCTGTACTCGAGCAAGATGTTAACGATTTAATTAAGAGAACTGACTTAGAAGAGGAAACCATCGAAGATGTGATTCGTATTCTAAAAGAAGAGTTTGAAGATTAG
- the infB gene encoding translation initiation factor IF-2 — translation MPETIRLSKVLKELNISIDRAIDFLGEKGISVEKNPNTKLEMPAYDILVNEFRSDAKQKAASEEVVLNKIADKKLVEKKPVAKPIAKAETPKMGKIATNKVELSGPKAVGKIDLDALQVKKPKTEETPKTEETPKAKEEVVEEKPTAKVVSETVELPQPKVIKTIDLEQFEPKSSKKKEEPAPVKKTKAEEPKKEEKKVVEEKPKKEEPKVQQEVQETTAAESPKTDKIKTVYTKLDGPSFTGQKIDLSQFDREKRKDDKKGDTNSRQKRKRIRKGVRPEDVKATDNKTSGNSNSNRTNQNRTNQNNTNRDSRQAGGSRSNNRRNDRNRAPQVELSEEEVKKQIKDTLDKLTNKSKGSRGAKHRRDKRKERRELAEQHEEAMATDKSLHVTEFVTVNELASLMDVAVTEVIAACMSLGIMVTMNQRLEADTIQLVADDFGFDVIFTTAEEELNLEEEIEDNEEDLVTRAPIVTVMGHVDHGKTSLLDYVRKTNVIAGESGGITQHIGAYNVKLSNGKRVTFLDTPGHEAFTAMRARGAQVTDIAIIVIAADDQVMPQTKEAISHAQAAGVPIVFAINKVDKPTANPEKVKEQLAQMNLLVEDWGGSFQSQEISAKQGIGMDDLLEKVLLEAEILELKANPNRLASGTVVEASLDKGRGYVTTILVQTGTLRVGDYILAGYDHGKVRAMLDERGRPVKEAGPSTPVTILGLSGAPTAGDKFRVYEDEREAKQIASRREQLQRELAIRTQKRVTLGDIGRRIALGGFQQLNVILKGDVDGSVEALTDSLQKLSTEEIEVNIILKGVGQITESDIMLASASDAIIIGFNVRPAVTAREIADREEIEIRTYSIIYDAINDVKEAMEGMLSPELKEQITGNVEVRETFKVTKVGTIAGCMVLDGKIYRTSKIRVIRDGVVIHEGELASLKRFKDDVKEVSKGYECGLNIKNFNDIVIGDIIEAYETVEVKKKLK, via the coding sequence ATGCCGGAAACAATTAGATTAAGTAAAGTATTAAAAGAATTGAATATCTCAATAGATCGTGCCATCGACTTTTTGGGAGAGAAAGGGATTTCTGTAGAGAAAAATCCCAATACCAAATTAGAGATGCCGGCCTACGATATTTTGGTCAATGAATTCCGGTCGGATGCAAAACAAAAAGCAGCATCCGAAGAAGTTGTCTTGAATAAAATTGCCGATAAAAAGCTGGTAGAAAAAAAACCTGTAGCCAAGCCTATCGCTAAAGCAGAAACCCCTAAAATGGGAAAAATCGCAACAAATAAAGTTGAGCTTTCTGGGCCAAAAGCAGTAGGGAAAATAGATTTGGATGCACTTCAGGTGAAAAAGCCAAAAACTGAGGAGACACCAAAAACAGAAGAAACACCGAAAGCAAAAGAAGAGGTTGTAGAAGAAAAACCAACCGCTAAAGTGGTGAGTGAAACTGTCGAGTTGCCTCAACCAAAAGTTATCAAAACGATTGATTTGGAACAATTCGAACCGAAATCTTCTAAGAAAAAAGAAGAACCTGCACCAGTGAAGAAAACAAAAGCAGAAGAACCGAAAAAAGAAGAAAAAAAGGTTGTGGAAGAAAAACCAAAAAAAGAAGAACCGAAAGTTCAGCAGGAAGTGCAAGAAACAACTGCAGCAGAAAGCCCAAAAACCGATAAAATTAAAACCGTTTATACGAAATTAGATGGTCCAAGTTTTACGGGACAGAAAATTGATTTATCGCAATTTGACCGTGAAAAGAGAAAAGACGATAAAAAAGGTGACACAAATAGTCGTCAGAAAAGAAAGCGAATCCGAAAAGGAGTAAGACCCGAAGATGTTAAAGCGACAGATAATAAAACTTCTGGAAATAGTAATAGCAATCGCACCAATCAAAATCGTACCAATCAAAACAATACTAACCGCGACAGTCGTCAGGCAGGTGGAAGTCGTTCGAATAACAGACGAAACGATAGAAACCGTGCACCACAAGTAGAGTTAAGCGAGGAAGAAGTTAAAAAACAAATTAAAGACACGCTCGATAAACTTACTAATAAAAGTAAAGGCTCACGAGGGGCAAAACATAGAAGAGATAAACGTAAAGAACGTCGTGAGCTTGCAGAACAACATGAAGAAGCAATGGCAACAGACAAGTCACTTCATGTAACCGAATTTGTAACGGTAAATGAATTGGCGTCGCTTATGGATGTTGCAGTAACAGAAGTTATTGCTGCCTGCATGTCTTTAGGAATCATGGTAACTATGAATCAGCGTTTAGAAGCTGATACCATACAATTAGTGGCAGATGATTTTGGTTTCGATGTAATCTTCACTACAGCAGAAGAAGAACTAAATCTCGAAGAAGAGATTGAAGACAATGAGGAAGATTTAGTAACTCGTGCTCCGATTGTAACGGTAATGGGACACGTAGACCATGGTAAAACTTCATTACTAGATTATGTTCGTAAGACCAATGTAATTGCAGGTGAATCTGGAGGTATTACTCAGCACATTGGAGCATATAATGTAAAGCTTAGTAACGGTAAACGTGTTACTTTCTTAGACACACCGGGTCACGAGGCCTTCACAGCCATGCGTGCACGTGGTGCTCAGGTAACCGATATTGCAATTATTGTAATTGCCGCAGATGATCAGGTGATGCCGCAAACGAAAGAAGCAATTTCGCATGCACAAGCTGCGGGAGTTCCGATTGTTTTCGCTATCAATAAAGTAGATAAACCTACAGCCAACCCCGAGAAAGTAAAAGAGCAATTGGCACAAATGAACTTATTGGTCGAAGATTGGGGAGGTAGCTTCCAATCCCAAGAAATCTCTGCAAAACAAGGGATCGGGATGGATGACTTATTAGAAAAAGTATTGCTAGAGGCAGAAATATTAGAACTTAAAGCAAACCCGAACCGTTTAGCATCAGGAACTGTAGTAGAAGCTTCCTTAGACAAAGGACGAGGCTATGTTACTACAATTCTAGTACAAACAGGTACATTGCGTGTTGGTGATTATATTTTAGCAGGTTACGATCACGGAAAAGTGAGAGCAATGCTCGATGAACGAGGACGTCCTGTTAAAGAAGCAGGCCCTTCTACACCAGTAACTATACTTGGTTTGTCCGGAGCACCGACCGCAGGTGATAAGTTTAGAGTTTATGAAGATGAGCGCGAAGCTAAACAAATCGCAAGCCGTAGAGAACAGCTACAAAGAGAGCTTGCTATCCGTACGCAAAAACGTGTTACTTTAGGAGATATCGGTAGACGAATTGCCTTGGGTGGATTCCAGCAATTAAATGTAATTCTTAAAGGTGATGTGGATGGATCTGTAGAAGCACTAACAGACTCATTGCAGAAACTTTCGACGGAAGAAATCGAAGTTAACATTATCTTAAAAGGAGTAGGGCAAATTACCGAATCGGATATTATGTTGGCAAGTGCATCAGATGCAATTATCATTGGTTTCAATGTTCGGCCAGCTGTTACTGCTCGTGAAATTGCTGATAGAGAAGAAATAGAAATTAGAACATATTCAATCATCTACGACGCAATTAACGATGTGAAAGAGGCAATGGAGGGAATGCTTTCTCCAGAACTAAAAGAACAAATTACCGGTAACGTAGAAGTTCGCGAGACTTTTAAAGTAACTAAAGTAGGAACTATTGCAGGATGTATGGTGTTGGATGGAAAAATCTATCGTACATCTAAAATTAGAGTTATCCGAGACGGTGTTGTAATCCATGAAGGAGAGTTAGCTTCACTGAAACGTTTCAAAGATGATGTGAAAGAAGTTTCGAAAGGATACGAGTGTGGTTTGAATATCAAGAATTTTAACGATATAGTGATCGGAGATATTATCGAAGCGTACGAAACCGTAGAAGTGAAAAAGAAATTGAAATAA
- the glyA gene encoding serine hydroxymethyltransferase, translating to MAKDIIFDLIEEEKERQLNGLELIASENFVSDNVMRAMGSVLTNKYAEGYPGKRYYGGCEVVDQIEQLAIDRIKKLFNAAYANVQPHSGSQANAAVYLACLKPGDKILGFDLSHGGHLTHGSPVNFSGINYQTAFYGVDKETGRIDYDAMLEKAREHKPKLIICGASAYSRDIDYAKFREAADEVGALLLADISHPAGLIARGILNDPMPHCHIVTTTTHKTLRGPRGGIILMGKDFENPWGEKTPKGEIKMMSQILNSAVFPGTQGGPLEHVIAAKAVAFEEALSDEYMDYVVQVVKNAKALAEALLKRDYHIVSDGTDNHCMLIDLRNKNITGKQAENALVKAEITCNKNMVPFDDKSPFITSGIRLGTAAITTRGLKEGDMEVVAGFIDDVLMNMDDEDKIEVIADKVNKFMSDRPLFKL from the coding sequence ATGGCAAAAGATATTATTTTCGATTTGATCGAAGAAGAAAAAGAAAGACAATTAAATGGACTCGAGCTTATCGCTTCTGAAAATTTTGTTTCGGACAATGTGATGAGAGCAATGGGTTCTGTGCTTACCAATAAATATGCAGAAGGTTATCCCGGAAAGCGATATTATGGAGGATGCGAAGTGGTGGACCAAATAGAGCAATTGGCGATTGATCGTATAAAAAAACTTTTCAATGCAGCTTATGCAAATGTTCAACCGCACTCTGGTTCGCAAGCCAATGCTGCGGTATATTTAGCATGTTTGAAACCTGGAGATAAAATTCTTGGCTTTGATTTATCGCACGGTGGACACTTGACGCATGGTTCCCCGGTGAATTTTTCGGGTATAAATTATCAAACAGCATTTTATGGAGTTGATAAAGAAACCGGAAGAATCGATTATGATGCAATGTTAGAAAAGGCTCGAGAACATAAACCAAAATTAATTATTTGTGGTGCTTCTGCTTATTCTCGAGATATCGATTATGCAAAATTTAGAGAAGCTGCAGATGAAGTTGGCGCCTTACTTTTGGCAGATATATCGCATCCGGCTGGGTTAATTGCTCGTGGGATTTTGAATGATCCAATGCCGCATTGCCATATTGTAACTACAACAACACACAAAACCCTACGAGGACCTCGTGGTGGTATAATTCTTATGGGGAAAGACTTCGAAAATCCATGGGGTGAAAAAACTCCTAAAGGAGAAATAAAAATGATGTCTCAGATCTTGAATTCTGCTGTTTTCCCTGGTACACAAGGGGGGCCGCTAGAACATGTAATTGCTGCCAAAGCAGTAGCTTTTGAAGAGGCCTTGTCGGATGAATATATGGATTATGTGGTACAAGTAGTAAAAAATGCAAAAGCTTTGGCAGAAGCATTACTCAAACGTGATTATCACATTGTTTCTGACGGAACAGACAACCACTGTATGCTGATTGACTTACGCAATAAAAATATCACTGGTAAACAAGCCGAAAATGCTTTGGTAAAAGCAGAAATTACGTGCAACAAAAATATGGTTCCGTTTGATGACAAATCACCCTTCATAACATCGGGTATCCGTTTAGGCACTGCTGCGATTACAACAAGAGGACTAAAAGAGGGGGACATGGAAGTTGTTGCTGGTTTTATAGATGATGTTTTGATGAATATGGACGACGAGGATAAAATAGAAGTAATTGCTGATAAAGTGAACAAATTTATGAGTGATCGTCCTTTGTTTAAATTATAA
- a CDS encoding anhydro-N-acetylmuramic acid kinase, protein MKKKVFGIGLMSGTSLDGLDVCYVRFDDYKTFEILYAQTILYEQEMQEQLKKCKNFSAEDLQAFDVVYGYFLGNKIKEFIQFHAIEELDFVASHGHTVFHQPNRNFTLQIGHGASIKSFLDCPVVCDFRSQDVILGGQGAPLVPFGDMNLFSEYDACLNLGGFSNISFQKNQQRVAFDISPFNTVLNYFAQQLNYNFDENGRLASTGKIEPSMLSELNQLAYYQQTYPKSLGYENLIAWYFPIFERYALSVPDFLHTFSVHVAEQIVHITQENSFSSVLLTGGGALNTFFVELLQTSSSTNFILPEKKIIDYKEALIFAYLGWMKLEGKVNCLSSVTGANIDHSSGVIYS, encoded by the coding sequence ATGAAAAAGAAGGTTTTTGGGATTGGTCTAATGTCGGGTACTTCGTTAGACGGTTTGGATGTTTGCTATGTTCGATTTGATGATTATAAAACATTCGAGATTTTGTATGCACAAACAATTCTTTATGAGCAAGAAATGCAAGAACAACTAAAAAAGTGCAAGAACTTTTCTGCCGAAGATTTGCAGGCTTTTGATGTTGTTTACGGCTACTTTTTGGGAAATAAAATAAAGGAATTTATTCAGTTTCACGCTATCGAAGAGTTGGATTTTGTTGCCTCGCATGGGCACACAGTGTTTCATCAGCCCAATAGAAATTTTACCCTACAGATTGGTCACGGTGCTTCTATAAAATCTTTTCTCGATTGTCCGGTCGTATGCGATTTCCGCTCACAAGATGTAATTTTAGGTGGTCAAGGTGCACCTTTAGTGCCTTTCGGTGATATGAATTTATTTTCAGAATATGATGCTTGCCTCAACTTAGGTGGATTTTCGAATATCTCTTTTCAGAAAAATCAACAACGAGTTGCTTTCGATATTTCGCCCTTCAATACAGTTCTCAATTATTTTGCACAGCAATTGAATTACAATTTCGATGAAAATGGTCGTTTAGCCTCAACAGGTAAAATAGAACCGTCTATGTTATCAGAGCTCAATCAATTAGCCTATTATCAACAAACCTATCCAAAGTCCTTAGGCTACGAAAATCTTATTGCTTGGTATTTCCCAATCTTCGAGCGATATGCATTATCTGTTCCCGATTTTTTGCATACTTTTTCGGTTCACGTAGCAGAACAAATTGTACATATAACCCAAGAAAACTCTTTCTCTAGTGTATTGTTGACAGGAGGTGGAGCTTTGAATACTTTTTTTGTTGAGTTGTTACAAACTTCATCGTCTACTAATTTTATCTTACCAGAAAAAAAGATAATCGATTACAAAGAAGCGTTGATTTTTGCATATTTAGGTTGGATGAAATTAGAAGGGAAAGTGAATTGCTTGTCGAGCGTAACAGGAGCAAATATTGATCATTCGAGTGGTGTAATTTACTCTTGA